The Eubacteriaceae bacterium Marseille-Q4139 genome has a window encoding:
- a CDS encoding dihydrofolate reductase, whose product MRDVVLFIAMSLDGYIADKNGGVGWLSGQGDADEPMDSYGTFIKDVDTVVMGWNTYHQVVTELSPGQWVYEGLKTYVITHRNLTSEEGIVFTVQDPCELIKNLRKEDGRRIWICGGADLIRQLEGANLIDEYQLSVIPVILGSGIRLFSPASEEKNLKLLRSREYGGIAELVYRKR is encoded by the coding sequence ATGAGAGACGTTGTTTTATTTATTGCCATGAGCTTGGACGGATATATCGCCGACAAAAACGGGGGCGTCGGCTGGCTTTCCGGACAGGGAGACGCGGACGAGCCCATGGACTCCTACGGAACCTTCATAAAAGATGTGGACACGGTCGTCATGGGCTGGAACACCTATCACCAGGTTGTGACGGAGCTGTCGCCCGGCCAATGGGTTTATGAGGGGCTTAAAACCTATGTCATCACCCACAGGAACCTCACGTCCGAAGAAGGTATCGTCTTCACCGTTCAGGATCCCTGCGAGCTGATAAAAAACCTTCGGAAGGAGGACGGCAGGCGGATCTGGATCTGTGGCGGCGCCGATTTAATCCGTCAGCTGGAGGGGGCAAACCTCATTGACGAGTATCAGCTTTCCGTGATTCCCGTGATCCTGGGCTCTGGGATCCGCCTTTTTTCGCCGGCCTCCGAAGAGAAAAACCTTAAGCTTCTCCGCTCCCGGGAGTATGGCGGGATTGCGGAACTGGTATATCGGAAGCGGTAA
- a CDS encoding MBL fold metallo-hydrolase, giving the protein MAEIKKTPKNIVMASKDTPWEVDIEPFRVAPHIYYVGNLFVGSFLIETSEGLALIDSTMFETTYLLLEAIRKLGFDPKDIKKILLSHAHMDHDGGARCLKELTGAKIYLAKEDDEWRKKPEADMSGEGFKIIDYTVDEYYSDDTPIVMGDVVIRTRLTAGHTPGCTSFFVEVKDEDGKTLTWAMHGGVGTNTINTEYLNKVHLPLSLQQTFLKDCEDMKSIHVDICTPSHPSHSDMLKRVPADRRDYRPFIDTEKWAAFLDERAEFVRQVM; this is encoded by the coding sequence ATGGCAGAGATTAAGAAAACACCAAAAAATATTGTAATGGCATCCAAAGACACCCCCTGGGAAGTGGATATCGAGCCCTTCCGCGTGGCTCCGCATATTTATTACGTGGGCAACCTGTTTGTGGGAAGCTTTCTGATTGAGACCTCAGAAGGCCTGGCTCTCATTGACTCCACAATGTTTGAGACGACGTACCTGCTTTTGGAGGCCATCCGGAAGCTGGGCTTCGATCCGAAGGATATCAAAAAGATTCTTTTAAGCCACGCCCACATGGATCACGACGGCGGCGCGCGCTGCTTAAAGGAGCTGACCGGGGCGAAGATTTACCTGGCAAAAGAGGACGATGAGTGGAGAAAGAAGCCGGAAGCCGACATGAGCGGAGAGGGCTTTAAGATCATCGACTACACGGTGGACGAGTATTACAGCGATGATACTCCCATTGTCATGGGCGATGTGGTAATCCGTACCCGCCTGACGGCCGGCCATACGCCGGGGTGCACCTCTTTCTTTGTGGAGGTAAAGGACGAAGATGGGAAGACGCTCACCTGGGCCATGCACGGCGGCGTGGGAACAAATACCATCAATACGGAATATCTGAATAAAGTCCATCTCCCGCTTTCTCTCCAGCAGACGTTTTTAAAGGACTGCGAGGACATGAAGTCCATCCATGTGGACATCTGCACGCCGAGCCATCCGTCCCATTCGGACATGCTAAAACGGGTTCCGGCAGACAGGAGAGACTACCGGCCGTTTATTGACACGGAAAAATGGGCGGCCTTCCTGGACGAGAGGGCAGAATTTGTCCGCCAGGTTATGTAA
- a CDS encoding amidohydrolase family protein has translation MSLIIRNGTVIDPETGRKERMDLTVEGTEIVRMEPEISGAAVSEIDAEGCMVTPGLIDHHAHVYPWAKIGIPGEAACFSAGVTTVVDAGSTGCETFEQYLPALEHTKLEVFFYLNVCSTGLSSLPEAMEDVAPAHMDRQGIRETLERYRGRILGLKLRTSKNIVGDLGLGPLKEAVSIGEELKAPLMVHITNPPEPVEEILRCLRPGDIVTHMYQNTGYSILKNGQVSREVKEAREKGILFEAADARAHFSFEVSEAAMKEKVYPDFIGTDLTKLSMHLRPTSFNMAMQVSKYVFLGLPFPEVIKRCTWNPAVSMGISGRVGSLKPGKQADIAVFRPCRRKNVFGDRPYSDKIGSLRTGDLVYEPVLTVKNGEMVFRNVTF, from the coding sequence ATGTCTCTGATTATCAGAAACGGAACTGTGATTGACCCGGAGACGGGCAGGAAAGAACGGATGGATCTTACGGTCGAGGGAACGGAAATCGTGAGGATGGAGCCGGAGATTTCCGGAGCCGCCGTCAGCGAAATCGATGCAGAGGGATGCATGGTGACGCCGGGGCTCATCGACCACCACGCCCATGTATATCCCTGGGCAAAGATCGGGATTCCCGGGGAAGCCGCCTGCTTTTCTGCCGGAGTGACGACGGTTGTCGATGCTGGAAGTACGGGCTGTGAGACGTTTGAGCAGTATCTGCCGGCGTTGGAACATACGAAGTTAGAGGTCTTCTTTTACCTGAACGTATGCAGCACGGGGCTTTCCAGCCTGCCGGAAGCCATGGAGGACGTGGCTCCGGCCCATATGGACAGGCAGGGAATCCGAGAGACGCTGGAACGGTACCGGGGCCGTATCCTGGGGCTTAAGCTCAGAACCAGTAAGAACATCGTCGGGGATCTGGGACTTGGCCCACTCAAGGAAGCGGTCAGCATCGGAGAGGAATTGAAAGCGCCGCTCATGGTTCACATCACCAACCCGCCGGAGCCGGTGGAAGAAATCTTAAGATGTCTCCGCCCGGGCGATATCGTGACCCACATGTATCAGAATACAGGATACAGTATTCTGAAAAACGGGCAGGTGTCCCGGGAGGTGAAAGAGGCGCGGGAGAAAGGCATCCTTTTTGAGGCGGCCGACGCGAGAGCCCATTTCTCCTTCGAGGTCAGCGAGGCGGCCATGAAGGAGAAGGTCTATCCGGACTTTATCGGCACAGACCTCACAAAGCTCAGCATGCATCTGCGGCCGACGTCCTTTAATATGGCGATGCAGGTATCGAAGTATGTGTTTTTAGGGCTTCCATTTCCGGAGGTAATCAAAAGATGTACCTGGAACCCGGCCGTTTCCATGGGGATTTCCGGCCGCGTTGGCAGCCTGAAGCCGGGAAAGCAGGCGGATATCGCCGTATTCCGTCCGTGCCGTAGGAAAAATGTGTTTGGGGACAGGCCGTATTCGGACAAGATCGGTTCACTTCGGACAGGGGATCTTGTCTATGAGCCGGTGCTTACGGTGAAAAACGGGGAAATGGTATTTCGGAATGTCACGTTTTAA
- a CDS encoding ABC transporter ATP-binding protein, translated as MKEKGKRNAKDMIRIVGRILSEMVKDYKWQMVLVVACIIGSSLATLRGTLFMQSLIDDYILPLTKAENPDFGPLAAALFSVAATYAAGILCSYAYTRLMVNVSQGTLKRFRTELFSHMESLPIRYFDTHAHGDIMSVYTNDVDTLRQLISQSIPQIVNSSVTLVTTLVSMLVLDIPLSLLSLAMVAVMLFAASKLGTLSGMYFAKQQKAIGTVNGYIEEMMEGQKVVKVFCHEEKSLEQFRELNEELRKSTYHANSIANIMMPLNANLGNISYVLCAVAGALLALNGYSGLTLGTLVSFMSLNKSFTQPITQISQQLNSIAMAVAGADRIFTMLDEEPETDEGYVELVNAKEAEDGTLTETTERTGIWAWRHPHKADGTVTYTKLLGDVTFNDVDFGYDENKIVLHNIKLYATPGQKIAFVGSTGAGKTTITNLINRFYDIQDGKIRYDGININKIKKADLRRSLGMVLQDTHLFTGTVLDNIRYGRLDATDGECIEAAKLANADDFIKRLPDGYNTMLTGDGANLSQGQRQLLAIARAAVADPPVLILDEATSSIDTRTEALVQEGMDRLMKGRTTFVIAHRLSTVKNSDCIMVLEQGRIIERGTHEQLLEEKGRYYQLYTGNAIGA; from the coding sequence ATGAAGGAAAAAGGAAAGAGAAATGCAAAGGATATGATCCGGATTGTCGGACGTATCCTTTCGGAAATGGTAAAAGATTATAAATGGCAGATGGTTCTTGTGGTGGCCTGCATTATCGGTTCGTCGTTGGCGACCCTGCGGGGGACGTTATTCATGCAGAGCCTGATCGACGATTACATCCTGCCTCTCACGAAGGCGGAAAACCCCGATTTCGGGCCGCTGGCCGCGGCGCTGTTTTCTGTGGCAGCCACTTATGCGGCCGGGATTTTATGTTCCTACGCCTACACGAGGCTCATGGTAAATGTCAGCCAGGGGACGTTAAAGCGGTTCCGTACCGAGCTTTTCAGCCACATGGAATCGCTGCCGATCCGCTACTTTGACACCCACGCCCACGGCGATATCATGTCGGTGTACACCAACGATGTGGATACGCTGCGCCAGCTCATCAGCCAGAGTATCCCACAGATTGTGAACTCTTCGGTGACGCTTGTGACGACGCTTGTGAGCATGCTGGTTCTGGATATTCCGCTGTCTCTGCTCTCTCTTGCCATGGTGGCCGTCATGCTGTTTGCGGCTTCCAAATTGGGGACGTTGTCCGGCATGTATTTTGCAAAGCAGCAGAAGGCCATTGGTACCGTAAACGGTTATATCGAGGAGATGATGGAAGGGCAGAAGGTCGTGAAGGTGTTCTGCCATGAGGAAAAGAGCCTGGAACAGTTCCGGGAATTAAACGAGGAGTTAAGAAAGAGCACGTACCATGCAAACAGCATCGCCAATATCATGATGCCGCTCAATGCAAACCTCGGGAACATCAGCTATGTGCTCTGTGCCGTGGCCGGCGCTTTGCTCGCCTTAAATGGGTATTCCGGCCTGACGCTTGGAACGCTTGTCTCCTTTATGTCGCTCAATAAGAGCTTTACGCAGCCGATTACCCAGATCAGCCAGCAGTTAAACAGCATTGCCATGGCTGTGGCAGGTGCAGACCGTATTTTTACGATGTTAGACGAAGAGCCGGAGACGGACGAGGGCTATGTGGAGCTGGTCAACGCCAAAGAGGCGGAGGACGGCACCCTCACGGAAACCACGGAGCGCACCGGCATCTGGGCATGGCGCCATCCCCACAAGGCGGACGGCACCGTCACCTATACGAAGCTTCTCGGCGACGTGACCTTCAACGACGTGGATTTCGGGTACGACGAGAATAAAATCGTTCTCCATAACATCAAGCTTTACGCCACGCCGGGCCAGAAGATCGCTTTCGTGGGCAGCACCGGTGCAGGAAAGACGACGATCACCAACCTGATTAACCGCTTTTACGACATCCAGGACGGAAAGATCCGCTACGACGGCATCAACATCAACAAGATCAAGAAGGCCGACCTGCGCCGCTCCCTCGGCATGGTGCTTCAGGACACCCACCTGTTTACGGGGACGGTTCTTGACAACATCCGCTACGGGCGGCTGGACGCCACCGACGGCGAGTGCATCGAAGCGGCAAAGCTTGCAAACGCCGATGACTTTATAAAGCGTCTTCCCGACGGCTACAACACGATGCTGACGGGAGACGGCGCCAACTTAAGCCAGGGCCAGAGGCAGCTCCTTGCCATCGCCAGGGCGGCCGTGGCCGACCCGCCGGTGTTAATCTTAGACGAGGCCACCTCGTCCATCGACACGCGGACAGAGGCCCTTGTCCAGGAGGGGATGGACCGGCTCATGAAGGGCCGCACGACGTTTGTGATTGCCCACCGGCTTTCCACCGTGAAGAATTCGGACTGCATCATGGTTTTGGAGCAGGGCCGGATCATCGAGCGCGGTACCCATGAACAGCTTTTGGAGGAAAAGGGGAGATATTACCAGCTTTATACGGGGAATGCCATTGGGGCGTAG
- a CDS encoding ABC transporter ATP-binding protein: MIKTLLAQVKEYRNVSLITPVFTALEVVMEVLIPFVTASIIDKGIEAGDIGQIYFYGGIMLVIAFLSLFFGVMAGRTASKASSGFAANLRDGMYENIQKFSFSNIDKFSTAGLVTRMTTDVTNIQMAYQMCMRIAVRAPLMFISSMVMCMFINVKLSMIFLVAILVLAAALFLIMSHATKTFSKVFRKYDDLNASVQENVSGIRVVKAFVREDYEKEKFSKAAENLYRLFVKAEGLLTLNSPVMMLVVYGCMISLSWFGARFIVAGSLTTGELTSMFSYVMSMLMSLMMLSMVFVMITMSAASGQRIAEVLEEKPDLVNPEGAIHEAADGSIDFNHVDFSYKHGSGEDTLHDIDLHIRSGETIGIIGGTGSGKSSLVNLISRLYDVDRGSVLVGGRDVRAYDMEALRNQVAVVLQKNVLFSGTILDNLRWGKEDATLEECKEACEQACADEFIKRFPDGYDTWIEQGGSNVSGGQKQRLCIARALLKKPKILILDDSTSAVDTATDAKIRQAFAKKIPGTTKLIIAQRISSVQDADRILVLDGGRVNGFDTHERLLKTNEIYRDIYETQTQGGGDFDEA, encoded by the coding sequence ATGATAAAAACGCTTCTTGCACAGGTGAAGGAGTACCGGAATGTATCCCTGATAACGCCTGTATTCACGGCTCTTGAGGTGGTGATGGAGGTTTTGATCCCCTTTGTCACGGCATCCATCATCGATAAGGGAATCGAGGCCGGAGACATCGGACAGATTTACTTTTACGGCGGGATTATGCTTGTGATCGCATTTCTCAGCCTGTTTTTCGGCGTGATGGCAGGGCGGACGGCCTCTAAAGCGTCTTCCGGCTTTGCCGCCAATTTAAGGGACGGGATGTACGAAAACATCCAGAAATTTTCCTTTTCCAACATTGACAAATTCAGCACGGCCGGCCTTGTAACGCGTATGACGACGGATGTGACAAATATCCAGATGGCCTACCAGATGTGCATGCGGATTGCCGTGCGGGCGCCCTTAATGTTCATCAGCAGCATGGTTATGTGCATGTTCATCAACGTGAAGCTGAGCATGATTTTCCTGGTGGCGATCCTCGTGCTGGCAGCGGCCCTGTTTCTGATTATGAGCCATGCCACAAAGACCTTTTCAAAGGTGTTCCGGAAGTACGACGATTTAAACGCCAGCGTCCAGGAAAACGTGTCCGGCATCCGCGTGGTGAAGGCCTTCGTCCGCGAGGACTATGAAAAGGAGAAGTTTTCAAAGGCGGCGGAGAACCTGTACCGGCTGTTTGTGAAAGCTGAAGGGCTCCTGACGCTCAACAGCCCGGTCATGATGCTCGTGGTTTACGGCTGTATGATTTCGCTTTCCTGGTTCGGCGCCCGCTTTATCGTGGCCGGCAGCCTGACGACCGGCGAGCTGACTTCCATGTTCAGCTACGTCATGAGCATGCTCATGTCCCTCATGATGTTATCCATGGTGTTCGTCATGATTACCATGAGTGCAGCCAGCGGACAGCGTATCGCAGAGGTGTTGGAGGAAAAGCCGGATCTTGTGAACCCGGAGGGCGCCATCCACGAGGCAGCCGACGGCAGCATTGATTTCAACCATGTGGATTTTTCCTATAAGCACGGAAGCGGCGAGGATACGCTCCATGATATCGACCTTCATATCCGCTCCGGCGAGACCATCGGCATCATCGGAGGCACGGGAAGCGGAAAATCGAGCCTTGTGAACCTCATAAGCCGCCTGTACGACGTGGACAGAGGAAGCGTGCTGGTGGGCGGCCGGGACGTGCGGGCCTATGATATGGAGGCGCTGCGAAACCAGGTGGCCGTCGTTCTCCAGAAAAACGTCCTGTTCTCCGGGACGATTCTCGACAACTTAAGATGGGGAAAAGAGGACGCCACCTTAGAGGAATGCAAAGAGGCCTGCGAACAGGCATGTGCCGACGAATTTATAAAACGGTTCCCGGACGGGTATGACACCTGGATCGAGCAGGGCGGAAGCAACGTCTCCGGCGGCCAGAAGCAGCGGCTCTGCATCGCCAGGGCGCTTTTAAAGAAGCCGAAAATCCTGATTCTCGACGATTCCACCAGCGCCGTGGACACGGCCACGGACGCGAAGATCCGCCAGGCCTTTGCAAAGAAAATCCCGGGTACGACGAAGCTCATCATCGCACAGCGAATCTCCAGCGTCCAGGATGCCGACAGGATTCTGGTTCTTGACGGCGGCCGGGTGAATGGGTTTGACACCCATGAGCGGCTGCTAAAAACCAACGAGATTTACCGGGATATCTATGAGACCCAGACCCAGGGCGGCGGCGACTTTGACGAGGCATAA
- a CDS encoding winged helix-turn-helix transcriptional regulator → MEEERIVRLIRQLNLFLMQYERELMESRALTPAQSRMLGYLLSQKKTEYSATDIHEAAGISRPTISGTLKELRRKGFLLMEEMPEDERKKRIVLTEQAYGEEEEIAKKRKERQECILKGIPKEKLEIAEECLEQMLSNIRQERDRRNKT, encoded by the coding sequence ATGGAAGAAGAACGGATTGTGCGGCTGATCCGGCAGCTGAACCTGTTTCTCATGCAGTATGAGAGGGAGCTGATGGAAAGCCGTGCGCTGACCCCGGCCCAGAGCCGGATGCTGGGATACCTGCTTTCGCAGAAAAAAACGGAATATTCCGCGACGGATATCCACGAGGCGGCGGGGATTTCCAGGCCTACCATATCCGGTACCTTGAAGGAGCTGCGCCGGAAGGGGTTTCTCCTTATGGAAGAGATGCCGGAGGACGAGAGGAAGAAGCGGATCGTCCTGACGGAACAGGCTTACGGGGAAGAGGAAGAAATTGCGAAAAAGCGGAAGGAAAGGCAGGAATGCATTCTGAAAGGGATTCCGAAGGAGAAGCTGGAAATCGCCGAGGAATGCCTGGAACAGATGCTTTCCAATATCAGACAGGAACGAGACAGGAGGAATAAGACATGA
- a CDS encoding LysR family transcriptional regulator — protein sequence MNTFQLTCFLTLSETLNFAKTAEQLSVTQPAVTHQIQSLEAELGVRLFTRSTRSVALTHEGLSFIGDARTILETSMRAVSRFQNGGSEIQPFSIGCQSHIQILRLPGALKKLHAAYERLHPRFQIGPLPYLFRMLDEGSLDILLSFRETDTKKHPFSYRELKKIPIVCVCAPDFPLAALPAVDLNDLRREKIILTDPVQTPAGIASAHRPLIESRSPSDFYFSASPEAAITLAEAGFGAAVLPDLFLPETDALVRLPIKKEILLSFGIYYKSRQGDKISKDFMRFLGEEF from the coding sequence ATGAATACGTTCCAGCTCACCTGCTTCCTCACCTTATCGGAAACCCTGAATTTTGCAAAAACCGCCGAACAGCTTTCCGTCACCCAGCCGGCCGTCACCCACCAGATCCAGTCCCTCGAGGCTGAGCTCGGCGTCCGCCTGTTCACACGCTCCACAAGAAGCGTCGCCTTAACCCACGAAGGCCTCTCCTTCATAGGCGACGCCAGAACGATCCTGGAAACGTCCATGCGTGCCGTAAGCCGGTTCCAAAACGGCGGCAGCGAGATCCAGCCTTTTTCCATCGGCTGCCAGAGCCATATCCAGATTCTGCGTCTTCCCGGAGCATTAAAAAAACTTCACGCCGCCTATGAAAGGCTCCATCCGCGGTTCCAGATCGGCCCTCTCCCGTACCTGTTCCGAATGCTGGACGAGGGCTCCCTGGATATCCTCTTAAGTTTCCGGGAGACCGACACGAAAAAGCATCCTTTTTCCTACCGGGAATTGAAGAAAATCCCCATCGTCTGCGTCTGCGCGCCGGATTTTCCCCTCGCCGCCCTCCCTGCCGTGGATTTAAACGATCTGAGAAGGGAAAAGATCATCCTCACCGACCCGGTACAGACGCCCGCGGGAATCGCCTCGGCCCACCGCCCCTTAATCGAATCCCGCTCCCCCTCAGACTTTTACTTCAGCGCCTCGCCGGAAGCCGCCATCACCCTGGCCGAAGCAGGCTTCGGGGCCGCCGTCCTGCCGGATCTTTTCCTTCCGGAGACCGACGCCCTCGTCCGCCTGCCCATAAAAAAAGAGATCCTGCTCTCCTTCGGCATCTACTATAAGAGCCGTCAGGGAGACAAGATCTCCAAAGACTTTATGCGGTTTTTAGGTGAGGAGTTCTGA
- a CDS encoding amidohydrolase, translating to MTYLERAMEIKEELIRNRRYLHERPEVGMELTGTAAFVTERLKEMGYDPKPCGKSGVTALCGDPAGGVFLLRADMDALPMKEKSGLPFSSARDCAHTCGHDMHTAMLLGAARLLKEREKELPGAVKFMFQPGEELLEGAKDMIAAGILENPKVDAAMACHMITGYPAGVIGYGKGAVSASSDHLRIRILGKGGHGAHPQTAVDPINIGVHIHLALQELLSRECDPFEPAVLTFGKFHGGDAANIIPDSAVMEGTLRTYNEKVRERFLERIREICDLTARSFCGRAETEVLSSTCVLHVDGETAEAAASGWKKEKLFCMESGQKMSGSEDFAEVTARVPSAMFVVGAGTKEECRAGLHSPEILFNEDALPFGAAAYAAGAAGWLDRRKAAGKA from the coding sequence ATGACATATCTGGAACGGGCAATGGAAATAAAAGAAGAGCTCATAAGGAACCGGCGGTACCTGCACGAGAGGCCGGAGGTGGGAATGGAGCTTACCGGGACGGCAGCTTTTGTGACAGAGCGGCTTAAGGAAATGGGGTATGACCCGAAGCCCTGCGGGAAATCCGGCGTGACGGCGCTCTGCGGCGACCCGGCCGGCGGCGTGTTCCTTTTGAGGGCCGATATGGATGCGCTGCCCATGAAGGAAAAGAGCGGCCTGCCTTTTTCGTCAGCACGGGACTGCGCCCACACCTGCGGCCATGACATGCATACGGCCATGCTTTTGGGGGCGGCAAGGCTCTTAAAGGAGCGGGAAAAGGAGCTTCCCGGAGCGGTGAAATTCATGTTCCAGCCAGGGGAAGAGCTGCTTGAAGGGGCGAAGGACATGATTGCGGCAGGGATTCTGGAAAATCCGAAGGTGGACGCGGCCATGGCCTGCCACATGATTACCGGCTATCCGGCCGGCGTGATTGGCTACGGGAAAGGGGCTGTTTCCGCCTCCAGCGACCATCTTCGGATCCGGATTCTCGGAAAGGGCGGCCACGGGGCACATCCGCAGACGGCAGTGGATCCCATCAACATCGGCGTCCACATCCACCTGGCGCTTCAGGAGCTTTTGAGCCGGGAGTGTGATCCGTTTGAACCGGCGGTGCTGACCTTCGGGAAATTTCACGGCGGAGACGCGGCCAACATCATCCCGGATTCGGCGGTGATGGAGGGGACGCTGCGGACGTATAATGAGAAGGTGCGGGAACGGTTCTTAGAGCGGATCCGCGAAATCTGCGACCTGACGGCCAGATCGTTCTGCGGCAGGGCAGAGACGGAGGTTTTATCGTCCACCTGCGTTCTCCATGTGGACGGGGAGACGGCGGAGGCGGCCGCAAGTGGATGGAAGAAGGAGAAGCTTTTCTGTATGGAATCCGGCCAGAAAATGAGCGGGTCGGAGGACTTTGCCGAGGTGACGGCGAGAGTGCCATCCGCCATGTTTGTCGTCGGCGCCGGGACGAAGGAGGAGTGCCGCGCAGGACTCCACAGCCCGGAAATCCTGTTTAACGAGGACGCGCTGCCCTTTGGCGCGGCCGCCTACGCGGCCGGCGCGGCGGGCTGGCTTGATAGGAGGAAGGCGGCCGGGAAAGCGTAA
- a CDS encoding DUF5058 family protein: MGYIDVANSPLLYGAVAVGILYIVGLAAVFLKKAWSRCLALGISQKKLWEIARSSAVFTVVPSLSIVIGLFTLSTVLGIPWSWYRLSVVGSVTYELTAAEMVADGMGFSSVGDMAANADYHAFGAVMFVMSICILAGILVNLFAVEKIQKGMSNYKKKKGDWGSVMNSCFFLGIMAAFTPLIFASGFIYAMTFVVSALTAAACHWLMKRFEIRWLGSFIMSISLIASMVFAVFMTGVMG, from the coding sequence ATGGGTTATATTGATGTTGCGAACAGTCCGCTCCTTTACGGGGCAGTGGCTGTTGGAATTCTGTATATTGTGGGGTTAGCGGCCGTGTTTTTAAAAAAGGCCTGGAGCAGGTGCCTGGCGCTTGGAATTTCACAAAAAAAGCTGTGGGAGATTGCCCGCTCGTCGGCGGTTTTTACGGTTGTCCCCTCGCTTTCCATCGTGATCGGCCTGTTTACCCTGTCGACGGTCCTGGGGATTCCCTGGTCCTGGTACCGGCTTTCCGTGGTCGGCTCCGTGACCTATGAGCTGACGGCCGCGGAGATGGTGGCGGACGGAATGGGCTTTTCCTCTGTGGGTGACATGGCGGCCAATGCCGATTACCATGCTTTCGGAGCCGTGATGTTCGTCATGAGCATCTGTATCCTGGCGGGGATTCTGGTGAACCTGTTTGCCGTGGAGAAGATCCAGAAGGGAATGTCGAATTATAAGAAGAAAAAGGGAGACTGGGGCAGTGTGATGAATTCCTGCTTTTTCCTGGGAATCATGGCCGCGTTTACGCCGCTCATCTTTGCCTCCGGCTTCATCTATGCCATGACTTTTGTCGTCAGCGCCCTGACAGCGGCAGCCTGTCACTGGCTCATGAAGCGGTTTGAGATCCGCTGGCTCGGGAGCTTTATCATGTCGATCTCCCTGATTGCCAGCATGGTGTTTGCGGTCTTCATGACCGGAGTGATGGGATAA
- a CDS encoding LysR family transcriptional regulator, translating into MELFDFRHLRDAVEVYRQGSLTKAAASLYIAQPNLSRSVSELEKSLGFPLFLRTKKGMLPTPEGERFLKEAETLLSRLTRTAESIRLEKTRRLRFSSVPSSLYVNIILAATKAFRGQFDIGCTERTDCRELFSDVVSEASEAAFLFLGTDMSKSLDDYCRSRGLEYHAVGESPAYVIVSQESRIFQPEKQPPGICFPETLLMVNIDYFDPIGIRAEDIFSLLPPVKGICHGTGRAGNLDMLANIDNLAMLSSHTYSRTLKQHHLAAVPLNPALSAYEYGYVTKKGRKPAPESERVLAAILEEFRKELAAY; encoded by the coding sequence ATGGAACTCTTTGATTTCCGCCATCTGCGGGATGCCGTGGAGGTGTACCGCCAGGGCTCTCTCACGAAGGCGGCCGCCTCCCTCTATATCGCCCAGCCCAACTTAAGCCGCTCTGTCTCCGAGCTGGAAAAAAGCCTTGGCTTTCCGCTCTTTCTCCGCACGAAAAAAGGCATGCTCCCAACGCCGGAGGGCGAACGGTTCTTAAAAGAAGCCGAAACGCTTCTCTCCCGCCTCACCCGAACAGCGGAATCCATCCGGCTGGAGAAGACGCGCCGTCTCCGCTTTTCCTCCGTCCCATCTTCCCTCTATGTGAATATCATCCTTGCCGCGACCAAAGCCTTCCGCGGCCAGTTCGACATTGGCTGCACCGAGCGCACCGACTGCCGGGAGCTGTTTTCCGATGTGGTTTCCGAGGCCTCCGAGGCGGCCTTTTTGTTTCTGGGGACGGATATGTCCAAGTCCCTTGACGATTACTGCCGGTCGAGAGGCCTGGAATACCATGCCGTCGGGGAAAGCCCCGCCTACGTGATCGTGAGCCAGGAAAGCCGGATTTTCCAGCCGGAAAAACAGCCGCCCGGTATCTGCTTTCCCGAAACGCTCTTAATGGTAAACATAGATTATTTTGACCCCATCGGGATCCGGGCCGAAGATATCTTTTCCCTGCTTCCGCCTGTAAAGGGAATCTGCCACGGTACCGGCCGGGCCGGGAACCTCGACATGCTGGCAAACATCGACAACCTGGCCATGCTGTCCTCCCACACCTATTCCAGAACCCTAAAGCAGCACCATCTGGCCGCCGTCCCCTTAAATCCGGCACTTTCCGCCTATGAATACGGCTATGTGACGAAAAAAGGGCGGAAACCGGCACCGGAATCGGAGCGCGTCCTCGCCGCGATCCTGGAAGAATTCCGGAAAGAGCTGGCCGCCTACTAA